The stretch of DNA gccatgtacagcagccctggtcgtacgtatgcgtgagtaggcgttcgagaccccgccggtatgtacgtacgtggccgtatttactttcttgcaccctagacgatgtacgtacgtgtacatgctatgtgcatgcctctactacgacacgtgcacacCTCTACTActacacgtgcgtgcctctacatcgaccagtacgTATGTCGAcatttgcgaccagaatgacaacgctgcgtatgcttcgaccaggtgggtccgactgtcaggcacttccttgtgtgcgaagatgtagctggtgggtcccggctgttaggggggaaatgtttttttcatgaaatacgatggcccgtccggtgggtccctgctgtcaggtggaggaataattattttgcgcataataaggaggtacttccttgctgcgcccatggacccagctgtcagcctctccatgtacagtactcttccgatggaagtcgttccttgaccatgttgaccacgccagGCCGAGAGCACCACaacagtggacgacggcgaggcctaggaaggggactacacggagccggggaagacgcggcagtggaagcccacgcggagaggagtacgagggttcacttgTTCGGCTTCGGTGCGAGGCTGTCGTCgacacagaataacagggggtgtgggctAGTAGAGGCGGacggcctggccagcggtgggagtagtagggggcggtgaggcctccgtggcatcacagccgaccatgggaggcaggagcacgcggcacgactagcgctggtttgggcggctggagcaagaagaccagaggtagaagaagcactacgaccgttggatggacatcgtacggtcactggagctagaatcattcatattgactaagttgacaaagctcttcatcccagtcaacttagtaggcccacaagtcagcctcccacgcAGAGGGGTATTcgtttttgtgcataataaggaggcacttccttgcgtgcgaatatATAGCTGGTGGATCCGagctgtcagcggggggaacgtttttttcgtgaaatacagaggcccttccagtgggtcctagatgtcaggtggaggaataattatgttgcgcgtaataaggagtcatttccttgtgtgcggccgtggacccagctgtcagccactccacgtacagtccacttccaatggatgtcgttcgttgaccacattgaccacgccgtcccgagagcaccagggtggtggacggcGGCAAGTCCTatgaagggaatgacacggagctggggaagacacgacagtggatgcccacgcgatgggaagtacgagggttgactggtttgGCTGTCGTCGCCAGAAAATAACAAGAGGTGtaggtgagtagagggatagacaggccagcgatgcgagtatggtggggctgtgaggcctgcccggcagcacagccggccacgggaggcgagAGCAGGCGGTTCTaccggcgctagtttgggcggctggaccaggAAGATTAGAGACTGTAGAAGCATGATTGACGtaagattgacatctaacggtctgacactggtagagtcgattgttgactaagtttctttttttgagaaaccttgtgtacgcatgaacttagtaggcccagaagtcagcctcgaaatctgtggcagACCACATAGAGTCCATTTGCTAAAAAAATATAATTTGCAGcgcatttgctaattcttaagtaatttattacatcCCATTTTCTGCCTAGGATCACGGTcgaaaagttcaaccttattttgcatatttcggtggagtctgAACTATTGTAATCCCAAAATGATAAACATTtctttaagaacttattgattttccaaaaaaacattttgtttttgtaagaaaataagacgtgggacaattgagttggtttaagggaaaacaaGTGGTAAAAAAATTAGCActgggagggaaaacaacaacaaaaataaggatctaaatatgaaaagggaactttatgtaatgtcaatataatgatacgtgtatatgaactagtaaaactataggtatagattagaaaacggatgtaggacatggcgtttcaagaggaaaatataACTGGGTTGTGTGTCTGATTCATTAAAAAACTGCCAACGGATGTTGTAGGACAAAATATAACTAAtgctggcgggccagaggccagtagatacctccTGGATCTTTGTGCCCTGTTGTCGttatgggctgggcctgttaaaaacaaaatcAAGCCTGGACAGTCTagagcccagttgaaacttgctcgacctgaaaaaacaatatacatgCTCAACAAACAAGAGAATtttgcaagtacagactgataactgggatgcagcaggtatattgttttttcatcatgataataagtgcatgcacttgtttggaaaaatttggagaactgggaattcaaacggcaggtgcttatgctacccatgaaataaaaatcaggtgcctgaaaatttgtttcgaaaaaaatgattcagctttatatccgtGTCGAACCttggcatgatggttggaagcaaatgccaagttCATACCGAAATATTGTTAACAACGATACCAACTAgaggacgacaaggtagtacaagtaccaataccaaactaacttataatctttttactcctggccctagtgttcgtctggtagaaaatcttacagaggaccagctcccgctccttctcttgctccaggtccccgaggtggtactggtgcatcacccagtcgGTCCtttgctggtcgaagttcttgttggtgtgcagcaccagaacctttttgctgcccgtctgccggctATTGACCaccaccggcaaggtattgctgGTATTGTGCCACATCGCATGCATGCTGCACTTCGACTGTTTCTTGTGAGGCGTCCACGTGACCCTTTTGAACGCtctggaattgcgctggaagaaatgctttcttaggccactcagtgtgatacccgCAGTATTGTTGAAGACAAGTTTTAGTGTACGtggttggcattttcataacatctttggcatattgcagtcacttgtttcgcTTTTTATTAACtatcaaattgtaattgcttcactaggtcggcgtctaaaaagaaaaatagaggtataaacaaaggaatatgtttgtgcaagtagacgacCGATCGGTGttttacctggaagtttctccggatgggtgtagcatatgccgtgctcgctgtcgatggttggtatgaacaaatcgatgagagggtGAGATCTCGTGCTGTCAGGagtcactttggcctcaaggtgctcaaTCAGCTCCTGATCTGTGGGATCAAACTTGACGCCAACCGGCAGCACCGgctaattccagttatatggtactcaatgtatgatcaatcgactgttttaagtgaatgatggaagatttcgacagataagtggtactccaaatctgaagtccacaatacccgaagacgccgccgggattcttgtgaCACCTCACgtgcagcgtgttgtcacgtcaattcaatgtgtggacatgatgaataatttgaccgacatatactagtactgctactgtactactaaCTAGTTGTATTCagtgtcacattttaaccataggtttAACTTAGAAAATGTCAATGCATCTCACCGAAAATTATTCCATTGCCAACTATGTTCAAACGAATAAAATgatataattttttgtgacatgcattaacatgtAGTTAGTGAAgtttatggtcaaaatttgacacaaattATGAAGGGGACCAGTAAATTAGCGCAATATGGTATAGAGGACTAGTACGAATTTAGAAATGGGGTAAAAAGTTACAAGGCTGTGCGACATACTTTGTAGGCTACATGAGTAATACAAAATATAATTCCCATTGGACAACACTTTCACCAACAAGTACACACTTGAAgcctaatatatatatatataggacatcACTATTCTAGTCCTAGGATTataatagttatttggatcacaatGAGCCCTATATAGGGCCCACTGGACATGTTCCCAAACTTCCCGAACCGGCAGCGaccaaagaaaaggaaaaaatcCCACCCATCGTCTTCCCCGATCCAACATCCCGCACCTCCCACACCCTACGGCACAaccgccgccgcccagcccccaACCAGCACCACCGCCACCGCCCGGCCCCCAACCGGCACCGCCATCGCCGCCCGGCCCCCAACCGACACTACAGCCACCGCCCCGCCCCACCCTCAACCTATGCCGCCTCTACCCCAACAACCGCGGCCTCCCTAGTGCCGGCGCACCTCTCGCCGCCGGTTACCCCAGCCCCGTCGCTGTCCCCCGACCCTAACGCGCCTCTTGCCGCCAGCCACACCAACCCCCATGTCTCCCATCGGCCCACCTTATAGGCCGCCACCCTCCCGCAACTACCTGGCACTCCCGACCCACCAACCCACCCCGTCGGCGCCGGTGGCACACGCCGCTCCCTACCAGGGTCTCACACCTCCGTCGCTCCCTCCAGGATCCAACCATGGCGGCCGCCTCTCCCCTGCTTCAAGCATGGTGGCCTCCTCCCCCGGCTTCAGCCGCACCAGCGGCCCTCCCTCCATTCCCGCCGGCAACCACTACCATCGTCTTGATCCGGCCAACCACGGCGGCCCACCGTCTCGCCTTCATATGCGGGGGTCAGGGCCCGTGGTCCTTTAATGGATCCAGGCAACCACAGCCATCCACTATGCATTGCCGCAGAGGACCCGCACTCAAATCCCTCCTCCGTAGTGGTGTTCGTATTGTAGCATATAGTACCATTGACCTTCTGCCGGCAGCCGTTTTGACCTTCCCGAGGTAGGTTCCCTCTGGTGCTACTGTTCACGCCCCCTCCGCCATCGTCGAGGTTCAGCGTCCTGGTGCACGGTGAACTTGTCGTAGATGGTCTCTATGGCGGCGTATAGAATGAAGAAGAAAACATGCAAAAACTGCTAGTGTTCCTGCTTCCATCGTCTTCATTTTCCTGACCAGAAAAACATCATTATCCCCTCTCCTTCAGAAATGTTGAGCTGAACGTCACAAAAAAACTACTAGTGTTGCTGCAAATTAACCCCTCAAAGAGACGAGCAAAAGCTGATGAAGTCCAAAATGAGCAGCAGCTTCAGTTCATTATGAAAAGAAGGAGCAAAAAATGTCGGTGTACTGGATCGTTGATTCACTTGGTGCAGAAAATATTTTTTTTAGAAATTAAACTTCATTATTACGGTGGAGTTCATGTCAATCCCCAAACTAGCAAATcaaaaaaaaaattaaatttGGTTTACCTGTTGAAGTTTGTGTGTGTTTACTTTGCTTGTTCCGTGTTACGTGCTAATGCCTTACTTTTGTTCCTAGAAGTTCAAATCAAAAACTGAGGGTTCGATGTTTATTACCAAACTAGGCCTTTTTCGTATGAATGAACATCACCAACAGTTCCAAATTACAAAAAATGAAGAATTTCAAATTAAAAAACTAAAGTAGTTCAACGTATATGAAAAACTCATATTTTCCTCATTACTAAATaacaaaaccaagaagttcaattttttAAAACGGACCAATTCAATATCTATTACAAAAATCAAAATTTCCGTGTTACTAATGAATAAATCAAGAAGTTCAATTCAAAATAACAAAGAAGTTTGATATTTAttaaaaaaatcaattttttctGCTAAAAATACACAAAGAGgttcaaaaaattaaaaaagtgGAGCGGTTTGATGTCTATAAAAAATTAAGATTTTTCGGTTGCTAAAGGGTAGCGCCTTTTTTGcattttttaaaataaaattTGGAGCAATTCAATTGAAAAAATAAAATCAAACTATTTCATATTAAAAACGGAATAGTTCGATGTATACAACAAACTCGAATTCTTCTTGTTTTAATGAAAATTAACGTATGAATTTCAATTTTAAAAAGGTTGTATGATCTTTACTTAAAAATGATTTCCCTTTTACAAGAATACatctaagaagttcaaattaaaaaacaGAGAAGTTCAGAGATTATAAAAACCTAGGATTTATATGCTCAATTTTGATCAGTGCTTTAGGAGTTAGGGCAAAAAAAGCAGAGAGCTGTTCAATTAGATAATAACCAAAAGTTCATGTACTACATGTTGTGTGTTTCATATGAGAAAATGTTGAATAAAAATGCACAATCAAAAAtttttgttgctagaagttcaagtccTCGACCGAAGAAACTTGAAAAATTCTTGTaagagaggttgaacaaaaatacgTGACAAAAGTTCAAGGTGACGTTCAACTACTACAAGGAATGCGTTTCACATAAGAATATAATAATAGAAAACTAAAAGATTAAAaggtttgttgcaagaagttcaagtgctctgtcctgggaagttcaaaaattcttgcgagagaggttcaccttgtatttccatgtttgAAAACACAAAAAAGAAATTGTTTTTTTGCATTTTAGAAAAATTCTCTCAATCCACAAAGAAGTTTAATTATTGTTTGGGAGCAATTGGatttcaaaaagaaaataaaaaattcaaattatttccatatttgattttttccgtataaaaatcaaatacaattctttactcaGAATATAAAAAcgtgaagttcaaattgaaataacacagaagttcggagtttattaaaacctatGATTTACGtgttcaaaaaaataaaaaaacacaatgccattttttgcacttttaaaaacaactcataaacgaaaaaatggttgctagaagtttcaAGTGCTGGGcgaggaaaagttcaaaaaattcttgtgagagaggttcatcgtgtatttagatgtccaaaatacataaaaatatgttgttttctgtgttttaaaataattctctcaaaccagagagTAGTTCAAAGTGATAATAACCAGAAGTTCACatactacatggtgtgtatttcatataaaaaacaataaaagtgaaacagagtgaagttcaaacatacatgccccagaagttcaactacttcacgcagtgcaaaaaacagcacgtcaaaaatagagtgaggttcaaacagacatgcctgagaagttcaactacttcacgcaatGCGTTTCCATTCGCAATGaaggcagaaatcatgatctcatcatttctctaatttacttcaaaacgATAGGAAcatcatttgtgtaagttcaagtcctcggtcggagaaagttaaaaaaatattgtgagagaggtttgtataAAAAGAATATCATTGGTGTAACACTGACAACATGGaagagaaaattacaaacgaaaatatgtcacagaagttcaacgtgaaaacaacaggaagttcgactactatagtgaatgaatttgagaggaaaaacttttaaaatcgtcgcgagtatgaaaaaaacGATCAACAtgggaaagttgcatgtttacATCGGCTTTCCACCGGTATATTACTTGCTCAATTATGTTGAgtattccggtgagtggatggagagctaggATAAAAAAAGCACGTcaaaaaacagagtgaagttcaagtagacatgctGAGAAGTTCAagtcttcacgcggtgcatttttgaaagatctgtttcgcgataaaggcatgACGCATGATCTCGCTgtttttgaaattacttgaaaatggctaggaatcagagaaaactaTCACCATGAAAAAGTTTCACATTTTctgtagcttttcagcggtatattatttgccccatttcaataaagtttgtagaaattacagCGAAAATACATTTTTATccattttcaaaattgacttaaTACCGTAACAAATTGGGAGAAACcatacataccaaaaagtttcgcatttcctcaagctttccaatgccatatcattGCTTTCAGACGTACGGTTAAAAATGAGCTCAAAAATacaaactcggtggaacttgtaccattttctaaattagttttaaaccattcaaaattagaacacacttttaacatgaaaaagtagcgcattttcataagctttccaacgtcatattatttgcctcaattggattagctgT from Triticum urartu cultivar G1812 chromosome 3, Tu2.1, whole genome shotgun sequence encodes:
- the LOC125546791 gene encoding NAC domain-containing protein 75-like, which produces MAVPVGGRAVAVVLPVLPVGVKFDPTDQELIEHLEAKVTPDSTRSHPLIDLFIPTIDSEHGICYTHPEKLPGITLSGLRKHFFQRNSRAFKRVTWTPHKKQSKCSMHAMWHNTSNTLPVVVNSRQTGSKKVLVLHTNKNFDQQRTDWVMHQYHLGDLEQEKERELVLCKIFY